The following proteins come from a genomic window of Candidatus Paceibacterota bacterium:
- a CDS encoding glycine--tRNA ligase, whose translation MSKLSKIISLAKRRGFVFQSSEIYGGFGSCYDFGPLGVELKNNIKKSWWDEMTKNHENIVGLDAAILMSPKVWQASGHLTAGFADELVECKKCNQRFREDQVPVFGTNKESDKFWNCPGGGKHEFTEPRKFNLMMKTFIGPVENEAATTYLRAETCQGIYVNFLNILNSTRLKIPFGMAQIGKAFRNEITPGNFIYRIRGIEQMEMQWICNPKASEKYFDYWKKERFKWYLGLGMKKENLRFIEVPKEERSHYARQQFDLEYKFPFGWREIEGIHNRGDWDLSNHSKNSGEDLKYFDEKTKEKYFPYIIETSVGVERSLFAFLCDGFEEVKGGRTKTTKSAKEEEIILRLNKNLSPIRVAILPLVKNKPKLVKKAKDVFKSLKIYFSAQYDEGGTIGRRYRRQDEAGTPYCLTIDFDTLKDDAVTLRDRDTMKQKRIKNSDLVSYLQKEIAK comes from the coding sequence AATTATCTAAAATTATATCTCTTGCAAAGCGCCGAGGTTTTGTTTTTCAATCATCTGAAATTTATGGAGGATTTGGTTCTTGTTATGATTTTGGACCGTTAGGGGTTGAATTGAAAAATAATATTAAAAAATCCTGGTGGGACGAGATGACGAAAAATCATGAAAATATTGTGGGATTAGACGCTGCAATTTTAATGTCTCCAAAAGTTTGGCAGGCCTCAGGGCACTTAACTGCAGGATTTGCTGATGAATTGGTTGAGTGTAAAAAATGCAATCAAAGATTTAGGGAAGATCAAGTACCAGTTTTTGGAACAAACAAAGAAAGCGATAAATTTTGGAATTGTCCTGGTGGCGGAAAACATGAATTTACAGAACCAAGAAAGTTCAATTTAATGATGAAAACCTTTATAGGACCAGTTGAGAATGAAGCAGCAACAACCTATTTAAGGGCAGAAACGTGCCAAGGGATATATGTCAATTTTTTGAATATTTTAAACTCAACGAGACTAAAAATTCCTTTTGGCATGGCCCAAATTGGGAAAGCTTTCAGGAATGAAATTACGCCAGGAAATTTTATTTACAGAATAAGAGGAATTGAGCAAATGGAGATGCAGTGGATCTGCAATCCAAAAGCATCGGAAAAATATTTTGATTACTGGAAGAAAGAAAGATTCAAATGGTATTTGGGACTTGGAATGAAAAAAGAAAATTTAAGATTTATTGAAGTTCCAAAAGAAGAAAGATCTCATTACGCAAGGCAGCAATTTGATCTTGAATATAAATTTCCTTTTGGTTGGAGGGAAATTGAAGGGATTCATAACAGAGGCGACTGGGACTTATCTAATCATTCCAAAAATTCAGGAGAAGATCTTAAATATTTTGACGAAAAAACCAAAGAGAAATATTTTCCTTATATAATCGAGACTTCGGTCGGGGTTGAAAGATCTCTTTTTGCGTTTTTATGTGATGGTTTTGAAGAAGTAAAAGGTGGCAGGACAAAAACTACAAAGTCAGCAAAAGAAGAAGAAATTATTTTAAGATTAAATAAAAATTTATCTCCAATAAGGGTAGCGATTTTGCCCCTTGTTAAAAATAAGCCAAAATTAGTAAAGAAGGCAAAGGATGTTTTTAAATCCCTTAAGATTTATTTTTCAGCACAGTATGATGAGGGAGGAACAATAGGAAGAAGATATAGAAGACAGGACGAAGCAGGGACGCCGTATTGTTTGACTATTGATTTTGATACCCTAAAAGACGATGCAGTAACTCTTCGGGACCGCGATACCATGAAGCAAAAAAGAATAAAAAATTCAGACCTTGTTAGTTATTTGCAAAAAGAGATAGCGAAATAA